One genomic window of Haliotis asinina isolate JCU_RB_2024 chromosome 4, JCU_Hal_asi_v2, whole genome shotgun sequence includes the following:
- the LOC137281210 gene encoding uncharacterized protein, which produces MWAALWRHRDVVELLVSRGADVSLVDVYGNNILHWACMGGDRTTVEFVLSLDGVDVNSRGGVGRTPVMWAAWRGHRDVVELLVSRGADVSLVDGGGNNILHLACMGGDRKTVEFVLSLDAVDVNSRGGVGMTPVMWAAWRGHRDVVELLVSRGADVSLVDGGGNNILHLACMGGDRKTVESVLSLDAVDVNARNNFGETAADVARGWGHRQLSDLLLSRGTQ; this is translated from the coding sequence ATGTGGGCAGCACTATGGAGACACAGAGATGTGGTGGAGCTGCTTGTGAGTCGAGgcgctgatgtgtcactggtggacgtGTACggtaacaacatccttcactgggCCTGTATGGGAGGAGACAGGACGACGGTGGAGTTTGTGCTGTCTCTGGACGGGGTGGACGTCAACAGTAGAGGTGGAGTCGGGAGGACGCCGGTGATGTGGGCAGCATGGCGGGGACACAGAGATGTGGTGGAGCTGCTTGTGAGTCGAGgtgctgatgtgtcactggtggacggTGGCggtaacaacatccttcacttggCCTGTATGGGAGGAGACAGGAAGACGGTGGAGTTTGTGCTGTCTCTGGACGCGGTGGACGTCAACAGTAGAGGTGGAGTCGGGATGACGCCGGTGATGTGGGCAGCATGGCGGGGACACAGAGATGTGGTGGAGCTGCTTGTGAGTCGAGgtgctgatgtgtcactggtggacggTGGCggtaacaacatccttcacttggCCTGTATGGGAGGAGACAGGAAGACGGTGGAGTCTGTGCTGTCTCTGGACGCGGTGGACGTCAACGCCAGGAACAACTTCGGGGAGACAGCCGCCGACGTGGCGAGAGGCTGGGGACATCGTCAACTGTCGGATCTCCTGTTGTCACGTGGTACACAGTGA